One genomic region from Xyrauchen texanus isolate HMW12.3.18 chromosome 4, RBS_HiC_50CHRs, whole genome shotgun sequence encodes:
- the LOC127641479 gene encoding CD180 antigen-like, with protein MERQSVFFRLCFTVISLFLAYNDGKPWARERCFQIDDGYDCSDLDLKLIPDEVPNSVRILKFSFNYLPSLYNFTFQRLRSLTFLELTRCGIVFMYEDIFENQPHLEVLILIGNPLVFIANRAFVGPQALKHLSLAQSKIKSLSDIPSDNLVNLEVLDLRGSDIRSLDGLSSFHFQKLRMLKLDMNSIERITADDLKPLHYVVGMNISFKGNDIVYVEPGAFQSLTLGSLDISGCLGKMDISVLLKGLEGIKTNRLNLGLYESDPAVHIPSSALQCFCNISVTDLDFQIVHFSDLNNSTFRCLEGLQKLDLTRTHLGLLPSILTGLSTLSHLVLDENSFLDVCHINSRNFPKLTHLSISGNMKKLTFSSRCLESLGRLEELDLSISQVNPTGPCCNDQLFGLGHLKVLNLSYGSPMRWNSQPFSVVPQLEHLDFSRSSYTLNDSSPFSSLQNLSTLNISWSNTNLTNVQLFKGLKNLRLLNLKGNPILGGVLTQTELFKPIPVLETLILSACRITAFKENLFKELTQLKQVDFSENQLTKISTAAFYSLKFLQLNFANNFFVTVDVGSVMNLGNGSSVDLSYNPLACNCSNFQFMKWVKDNKVKVRQLMETVCNGTGTRIIDVHLQCEFSVGILAFSITIAAIVIASGAFCLCRRIRRRYARYSQL; from the exons ATGGAGAGACAGTCGGTTTTCTTCAGATTATGTTTCACTGTAATTTCACTCTTTTTAGCCTATAATGACGGAAAACCATGGGCTAGGGAACGATGCTTTCAG ATAGATGATGGTTATGATTGCAGTGATTTAGACCTTAAGCTCATTCCAGACGAGGTACCAAATTCTGTCCGAATTCTGAAATTCAGCTTCAATTACCTGCCTTCTCTGTACAACTTTACTTTTCAAAGGCTCCGGAGCCTCACTTTTCTAGAGCTAACAAG ATGTGGCATCGTTTTCATGTATgaagacatttttgaaaatcaGCCTCACCTGGAAGTCCTCATCCTAATTGGAAACCCACTTGTGTTCATTGCAAACAGAGCTTTTGTTGGACCACAGGCCTTGAAACATCTCAGTCTAGCTCAGTCGAAGATAAAAAGCCTTTCAGACATCCCATCAGATAATCTTGTCAATTTGGAGGTTCTAGACCTTAGAGGCAGTGACATTCGCTCATTAGACGGACTAAGCAGTTTCCATTTTCAAAAGTTGAGAATGCTAAAGCTGGACATGAATTCTATTGAGCGAATAACTGCAGATGATTTGAAACCACTTCATTATGTCGTCGGGATGAATATAAGCTTCAAAGGAAATGATATTGTCTATGTAGAACCAGGTGCTTTTCAGTCGCTGACCTTAGGGAGTCTGGATATCAGTGGCTGCCTGGGAAAGATGGACATTTCTGTCCTACTAAAAGGCCTTGAAGGCATTAAAACCAATAGACTGAACCTGGGATTGTACGAATCCGATCCAGCAGTGCACATACCTTCTTCTGCACTACAATGTTTCTGCAACATCTCCGTGACTGATCTGGATTTCCAGATTGTGCATTTCTCAGACCTGAACAATTCCACATTTCGTTGCCTTGAAGGCCTTCAGAAGCTAGACCTTACCAGAACTCACCTAGGTTTACTGCCCTCCATCTTGACCGGCCTGTCAACATTATCCCATCTGGTGCTAGATGAGAACAGCTTTCTGGATGTCTGCCACATCAATTCCAGAAACTTTCCCAAGCTTACACACTTGTCCATAAGTGGGAACATGAAGAAACTCACATTCAGCAGTAGATGCTTAGAGAGTCTTGGAAGATTAGAGGAGCTGGATCTCAGCATTAGTCAAGTGAACCCCACAGGACCTTGTTGTAATGACCAGCTGTTTGGACTCGGTCACCTTAAAGTCCTCAATCTCAGCTATGGCTCACCCATGCGCTGGAATTCACAGCCTTTCAGTGTAGTGCCTCAATTGGAGCACTTGGACTTTAGTCGTTCAAGCTACACTCTGAACGACAGCTCACCTTTCAGTAGTCTACAGAATCTTAGCACTCTAAATATATCCTGGTCTAACACGAATCTCACAAACGTGCAACTTTTCAAAGGCTTAAAGAACTTGCGACTCCTCAATTTGAAGGGGAACCCCATTCTAGGAGGGGTTCTTACTCAAACAGAGCTCTTCAAACCCATCCCTGTTCTGGAAACACTCATTTTATCTGCATGCAGAATTACTGCCTTCAAGGAGAACTTGTTTAAAGAGCTCACACAACTCAAGCAAGTAGACTTCAGTGAAAACCAGCTGACCAAAATCAGCACCGCAGCATTCTACTCCTTGAAGTTTCTCCAACTTAACTTTGCTAATAATTTCTTTGTGACGGTGGATGTTGGAAGTGTTATGAATTTGGGAAATGGTAGTAGTGTTGATCTGAGTTATAATCCTCTGGCATGCAACTGTAGCAACTTTCAGTTTATGAAATGGgttaaggacaataaagtcaaggtgAGACAACTAATGGAGACAGTTTGTAACGGCACAGGAACAAGGATTATAGATGTCCACTTGCAATGTGAATTCTCTGTTGGTATACTTGCATTTTCCATCACTATAGCTGCAATTGTAATTGCATCTGGTGCTTTCTGCCTCTGCAGGAGAATTAGGAGAAGATATGCAAGATACAGTCAACTTTAA